A part of Podarcis muralis chromosome 15, rPodMur119.hap1.1, whole genome shotgun sequence genomic DNA contains:
- the GEMIN4 gene encoding gem-associated protein 4 → MDGAAAAVSNCGAPEGARAAAAVEDPGAGRRRRSPALGHAAFPSPAGAGLGGSPEAMELGPVTICGELSVLHGGFLLASSICHPKPLSELAKSDWPQVGKPIIDALEEICTSHSSYPPEPGAWKRKAAVVLWSKILLSSPSVSANQRWKEDVFFSASNMIPEINHTVLFELFKAINAPRLFAQLLLVLPEHVCRKELEAFVGYVANETSPADVSFFLDVWWEILKHQEGQEDRLMLLFRSVSHQYLSEPDEVGQPPKRFKSDAPSLLGSSVAAGVLPVLTEGLKLIKENVNPARMKCHALANLADVLSVSLAAQREADSLPVQAYLEKISSVVTLWSSDCDGRYSKQELSEQVKEAERSISLLNATRPPGEALPVDVGFLRALLEEWSPALQELLNDPQQICYESYRLLEALASLKKKLADCSKQEDHNRDAAQEMSALGDLIAGFLKKVSPELWGKSAGGDLLPSVAMVVIEKKMDRHQEMCSLFASEKSWAFTDEWVACLVRNKDLFREPELVSKLLETLASADSSGKQEQQATVARVLLECYMDLPLPDKNKVIWGVLAAWGRRGLSKVSPAFSEGFQEDLNVAFNQIIQSASGEGLKKAVASVSRLVVLNPEATIKKMSNLAVANLGTHQFLAEILCSFPALSFRETLDSEGAPVSLLLGCLKEAVWDRLSSPKEKEQFLEFLVYLMQPSGARPLLSPAEVTQALVLPFLKAGSPCVELCLQILNKVLKVPLPAEEGSWLHSCHPFPLLFCLCKLLDGFAQYWHEPQDQHCLSLEAKDLVAANLAQLCDALLAQKDSLSPELWAQSVAWLHKKVAALDWTVGLRLKSIYGEHFKNEVPATLFEVCKLPEGEWTSCPLPNYGAGSGLLAWMECCCVSAALREEMLALLTVNVDNPEEVNLFSKGFLVALVQVFPWCSHSEWRRLVGVVQSLLDQEVMYVPYSLEYVQFLPLLNFRPFAYHLQFSVLLLRAFQFLCGASGSTWLPAEAWRHVARLYCLAVSDLLGSVKDIARNQWQPAQEKSNVTRELSFVYVQIFCHALHVAAMLPDDGTSEPLLLLSLEILSQYEMLYDADEALGSALRKANERHFLESIAENVTNKELRTMLLQKLRKL, encoded by the exons ATGgacggcgccgccgccgccgtctcCAACTGCGGAGCCCCGGAGGGCGCCCGAGCCGCTGCCGCCGTCGAGGATCCCGGCGCGGGCAGGCGGCGGAGGAGCCCCGCTCTCGGCCATGCCGCCTTCCCCTCGCCTGCCGGAGCCGGGCTAGGAGGCAGCCCCGAAGCCATGGAGCTAG GGCCGGTGACCATCTGCGGAGAACTGAGTGTGTTGCACGGGGGGTTCCTGCTGGCTTCCAGCATCTGCCACCCCAAACCACTGTCGGAGTTGGCCAAGTCTGACTGGCCCCAAGTGGGGAAGCCCATCATCGACGCCCTGGAAGAGATCTGCACGTCCCATTCGTCATACCCGCCCGAGCCCGGTGCCTGGAAGCGGAAAGCCGCCGTGGTCCTCTGGTCCAAGATTCTCCTCTCGTCGCCCTCAGTCTCCGCCAACCAGAGGTGGAAGGAAGATGTCTTCTTCTCTGCCAGCAACATGATCCCGGAGATCAACCACACTGTCCTCTTTGAGCTCTTCAAGGCTATCAACGCCCCACGGCTGTTCGCCCAGCTGCTGCTGGTGTTGCCGGAACACGTCTGCCGGAAGGAGCTGGAGGCCTTTGTGGGGTACGTGGCCAACGAGACTTCCCCGGCCGACGTCTCGTTCTTCTTGGACGTCTGGTGGGAAATCCTGAAGCATCAGGAGGGACAGGAGGACAGGCTGATGCTCCTCTTCCGCTCGGTGTCCCACCAATATCTCTCGGAGCCTGACGAGGTGGGGCAGCCCCCAAAGAGATTCAAGAGCGACGCCCCCTCTTTGCTAGGTTCCTCCGTGGCCGCTGGCGTCCTCCCGGTCTTGACCGAAGGGTTGAAGCTCATCAAGGAGAACGTCAACCCAGCCAGGATGAAATGCCACGCTCTCGCCAACCTGGCAGACGTGCTGTCCGTGTCGCTCGCGGCGCAGCGCGAGGCGGACTCGCTGCCGGTCCAGGCTTATTTGGAGAAGATCTCCTCCGTGGTAACACTCTGGAGCAGCGACTGCGATGGTCGCTACagcaagcaggaactgagtgaGCAGGTGAAAGAGGCGGAGAGGAGCATCAGCTTGCTGAACGCCACGAGGCCACCGGGCGAAGCGCTGCCCGTCGATGTGGGCTTCCTCCGGGCCTTGCTGGAGGAGTGGTCCCCCGCTCTGCAGGAGCTGCTCAACGACCCACAGCAGATCTGCTACGAGAGCTACCGGCTCCTGGAGGCCCTGGCTTCTCTCAAGAAGAAGCTGGCGGACTGCTCCAAACAGGAAGACCACAACAGAGATGCTGCGCAGGAGATGTCGGCGCTGGGTGACCTCATCGCAGGCTTCTTGAAGAAAGTGAGCCCTGAGTTGTGGGGCAAGAGCGCCGGTGGCGACCTCCTGCCATCGGTGGCCATGGTGGTCATCGAGAAGAAGATGGACAGGCACCAAGAGATGTGCTCCCTTTTTGCTTCGGAGAAAAGCTGGGCGTTCACAGACGAGTGGGTCGCTTGCCTCGTTCGGAACAAAGACCTGTTCCGGGAACCAGAGCTGGTCTCGAAATTGCTGGAGACGTTGGCGTCTGCCGACTCCTCCGGGAAGCAGGAGCAGCAAGCCACGGTGGCGAGGGTCCTGCTGGAGTGCTACATGGACCTCCCCTTGCCCGATAAGAACAAAGTGATTTGGGGCGTTTTGGCTGCTTGGGGCAGGCGGGGCCTCTCTAAGGTGTCTCCGGCTTTCTCTGAGGGGTTCCAGGAGGACCTCAACGTGGCCTTCAACCAGATCATCCAGAGCGCCTCCGGAGAAGGCTTGAAGAAGGCCGTGGCTTCCGTGTCCCGGCTGGTCGTCCTCAACCCGGAGGCCACCATCAAGAAAATGAGCAACTTAGCCGTGGCCAATCTGGGGACGCACCAGTTCTTGGCGGAGATCCTGTGTTCCTTCCCGGCTCTGAGCTTCCGGGAGACTCTGGACTCGGAGGGAGCGCCCGTCAGCCTGCTGCTGGGGTGCCTGAAAGAAGCCGTCTGGGACCGCCTCTCGTCGCCCAAGGAGAAGGAGCAGTTCCTGGAGTTCTTGGTTTATCTCATGCAGCCGAGCGGAGCAAGGCCTCTCCTCTCTCCGGCAGAGGTGACCCAGGCCCTCGTCCTCCCTTTCCTGAAGGCGGGCTCCCCTTGCGTCGAGCTGTGCTTGCAGATCCTCAACAAAGTCCTGAAAGTGCCGCTGCCCGCCGAGGAGGGCAGCTGGCTCCACAGCTGCcaccctttccctctcctcttctgcctctgcaaGCTCCTCGACGGCTTTGCCCAGTACTGGCACGAGCCGCAAGACCAGCACTGCCTCTCCTTGGAAGCCAAGGACTTGGTGGCCGCCAACCTAGCTCAGCTCTGCGACGCCCTCTTGGCGCAGAAGGACTCCCTGTCACCCGAGCTGTGGGCGCAGTCGGTGGCTTGGTTGCATAAGAAGGTGGCAGCCTTGGACTGGACCGTCGGCCTCCGCCTGAAGAGCATCTACGGGGAGCACTTCAAGAACGAGGTCCCGGCCACGCTCTTTGAGGTCTGCAAGCTCCCGGAGGGCGAGTGGACGTCCTGTCCGCTCCCGAACTACGGCGCGGGCAGCGGCCTGCTGGCGTGGATGGAGTGCTGCTGCGTCTCTGCCGCCTTGCGGGAGGAGATGCTGGCGCTGCTCACGGTCAACGTGGACAACCCCGAGGAGGTCAACCTCTTCAGCAAAGGCTTCCTGGTGGCCCTGGTCCAGGTCTTCCCCTGGTGCAGCCACAGCGAGTGGCGGAGGCTGGTTGGCGTGGTTCAGAGCCTCTTAGACCAGGAAGTGATGTACGTGCCTTATTCGCTGGAGTACGTCCAGTTCCTGCCCTTGCTGAACTTCCGCCCGTTTGCCTACCATCTCCAGTTCTCGGTTCTTCTCCTGAGGGCCTTCCAGTTCCTCTGCGGCGCCAGCGGCTCCACCTGGCTGCCGGCGGAGGCGTGGAGGCACGTGGCCCGGCTGTACTGCCTGGCCGTGTCCGATCTGCTGGGTTCGGTCAAGGACATTGCCCGGAATCAGTGGCAGCCGGCCCAGGAGAAGAGCAACGTGACGCGAGAGCTGTCCTTCGTCTACGTCCAGATCTTCTGCCACGCCCTCCACGTGGCCGCCATGCTGCCGGACGACGGCACAAGcgagcccctcctcctcctctccctggagATCCTCTCGCAGTACGAGATGCTCTACGACGCCGACGAGGCCCTCGGCAGCGCCCTGAGGAAGGCCAACGAGAGGCACTTCCTGGAGTCCATCGCGGAGAACGTCACCAACAAGGAGCTGCGAACGATGCTCCTGCAAAAGCTTCGGAAGCTGTGA